AAAGAAATCGGGTAGATTTTGACAAATTAATTCAACATAAGCAAATGAGAGTTTACCATTATCACCTAAATGTCCTTTGTTTTTGCCACCAATAGAAAAATCAGGACAGGGTGGACCACCAATAAAGCCAATTACATTATTTGATTTACGAGAATCTTTGACTAATTCATTTAATCGTTGTGCTGGTGTTCCTACTATTAATTTACTTACGTCTGCGGCCTCTTCTTGATGATATCCATATTCAGGTTGGGGGAGATTGAGAATTTCCCGTGAATAGCGATATGCGGACATGAATGGAGGGAAGATTTCGTTAACGTAAGCGATGTTATAGCCTGTGGTTTCAAAACCTAAATCGAGGAAGCCTGAACCGGAAAAGAATGAGAAGATAAGGGGGGTAGACATTTGACATTATGAACGGTTTAATTTTTTGTTTAGCTTTCTTAGGAATTATATTGATTGTACAAAGAATATTTAGCGTATTTATACTAATATTGGTACAAGTAGCACAAGGGATAATTCCTAGAGGTTCAGATTTCACCATAATTCTGCTATGATCAGAGGCTGTGGGATTTGCCCCTAGTCTTGGTGCTTATTGCCCATTTGTGTATTTTAAACCATTCGTCCGCCTAAGACTGAAGCCGTGATTGGCGACAGGCCGATGTTATTCTTGGAGTTCTATGTCTTTTTCTAATCTCGGCTTGTCCCCAGAAATTGTCCGTGCTGTCACTGAGCGGGGATATGATAAACCTACACCAATCCAGACACAGGCTATTCCTGTGGTGTTGTCTGGTGGTGATATTATGGCTGGAGCGCAAACGGGTACTGGTAAAACTGCCAGTTTCACTCTGCCATTGTTACATCGTTTGTCTGCAAATAAGGGCATTTCTAGTAATTCTCATGGATTTCCGCCAATTCGCGCCTTAATTCTGACTCCTACTCGTGAACTCGCTGCACAGGTGCAAGAAAGTGTCCGTGATTATGGTAAATATTTGAATTTGAATTCAATGGTGATGTTTGGGGGAGTGAGTATTGGTCCCCAAAAACAGAAATTGAGAACCCGTGTAGATATTTTGGTTTCAACTCCAGGACGATTGTTAGATCATGTGCAACAAGGGACTGTGAATTTGTCCCGTGTGGAAGTGTTGGTACTGGATGAAGCAGACCGAATGCTGGACATGGGGTTTATTAATGATATCCGGCGTATTCTTTCACTTTTGCCTAAACAGCGGCAGAATCTGCTATTTTTTGCAACTTTCTCTGATAAAGTTAAAACTCTTGCGGTTGGGTTACTAAATAACCCGACTATGATTGAAGTCGCACGCCGAAATGTGACTGCGGCAACGGTATCACAAAAAGTTTATCATGTAGACCGCGATCGCAAACGCCAATTACTTTCTCATCTAATTCGAGAAAACAAATGGTATCAAGTATTAGTATTTAGCCGCACCAAGCATGGTGCTGACCGGTTGGTGAAGCAGTTGGGTGAAGATCGCATTCAAGCGCTCGCTATTCACGGTAATAAGAGCCAGGGAGCGCGAACTCATGCTTTAGCCAAGTTTAAAGATGGGACTTTGCAGGTATTGGTAGCAACGGATATTGCTGCGCGTGGTCTTGATATTAGCGAACTACCTCACGTTATTAATTACGATTTACCCAATGTCCCAGAGGATTATGTGCATCGCATTGGTCGGACTGGACGCGCTGGTGCGGAAGGTCAAGCGATTTCCCTTGTATGTGTTGATGAACATCATTTGTTAGCGGATATTGAGAAACTCATTGAGCAGCGTTTACCGAAAGAAGTGGTAGATGGTTTTGGAGTCAACCCAGAAATTAAAGCTGAACCAATTCCCAATGGACGCAAAGCTCCTTCTGGTGGTGGTGGAAATCAGCGGACTCGTCGTTCTGCTCCTAAATCTGCTTCTTCAAAATCACCTAGACAGCCTTCTTCACGCACAGCCGCAGGGGATAAAAAGCCTGGTTCTAGTTCTCCTACACCACGTCGTTCTGGTAAACGTAGGTAATAGCTGAGTTGATAATTGATAACTGACAATTGATAATTATCAACTTTTACCCATTCCCCGGATTATTTTTGGGGTTTGGGAACTGATATTTGGTGAAATCGGTTCTTTGTAATTTATGATACAATTAGCACAGGTATTACTATTATCTACTGATAAATATGGACTTTGTTATTTTAGATACTGAAGGCAACCCAAATTTAACTGAATTAGCTATTGTTAATAGTCAAGGTGTGGTAATTTATGAAGGTTTTTGTGATGGTAATTCTCATGGTTTTCAAAATGTTTTAAATCTCAAAAGTCTCAAAACCTTATTAACAGACTTTTTGACTATTGTTGAAGATAAAAAAATTATCTGTCACTATGCAGAACATGATATTGATATCCTCAAGCATAGTTTTCGACAAGTTGGTTTACCTTGGCATAATTTAGAATTTGATTGTACTTGGATTTTAGCTAAAGACTGTTTTCCAAATTTAGAAAGTTATTCTTTAGAGTATCTGAGTAAATACTTGAATCTGCGAGCTAATAATCAATATTTTCTGCCGAATATGGCACATACCGCTAGTTATGATGCCACATTTACTTATCATCTTTATAGAAAAATTATGTTAGAACATCTCAAAAAACAACCTAATCCATTTACTAGCAGTCGAGTTGACACTCCTTTTCAACATCATCCAGATTATGCTGATACTTATCATCGAGAATTTCAGATTTTACAAACTTCTTTAAATAACATCAAATTAGATCCTAATCATCAGAGTAAAGGTGTTGTTGTTATTGGAGAACCAGGTACTGGTAAAACTCATTTAATGATGCGACTGGCTAATGAGAGATTATCAAGTAATAGATTACTGTTTGTTCGGCAGCCTAATAATGCTCAATCTGTACTTTATCATATTTATAGTAGAATTTTAGAATCTCTAGTTGAGAAAGCCGGAAATTTACCTCAATTATACTCTTTAATTATTAACACTTTTCGGAAAATAGTTAGTCTTAATGATAGAGATGTTACACAAAAAGATATAGATATTTTAAAAGCCTTATATGATTTAGAAGATAATAGTATTAGTGCTTTAAGTAAAGAAAATACACAACGAAAACGAGAATATTGGCAATATATAGAAAAGACTATTAATGAATGGTGGATGAGTAATTATGCTCCGGGTAGTTTTGCTTTATCTATCATTAAAGGCATGGTTAAATATTGCAGTTATACAGATTATAAATATAGAAATATTAGCACTCGTTGGTTAGCCGGAAATGTTTTAACTGACGAAGAATCTGAAACCGTTGGTTTACCAAATTGGGGAGAAGAAATTAGTAAGGAAGCTTTTTCGTTAGAAGCTATTTCCGTTTTAGGTAAATTATCTATTTTGGATGAACCTTTAATTATTATTTTTGATCAATTAGAAGGTTTAGGACTTCCACACAATCAAGAAATTTTGTTAAATTTTGGGGAAGGTATCAAAGAAATTTTCACTCATGTTCCCAATAGTTTAATTATTTTGAATTTATTTCCTGATAGGTGGGAAAAATTTCAAACAATATTTGATCAATCTATTATTGGGAGAGTAGCTCAATATCAGGTTTCTTTACGTCAACCAACAGAAGCGGAAGTTAAATCTATTCTCAAAGTGAAAATACAAACTGTAGATATTACCTTAGAACAGTTATTTTTACCTGAAGATTTAGATGATATTTTAGGGAAGAAACCTATTCGGGCAGCTTTAAATCGGGCGGCTAAATACTATGATCATAGAGTTAATGGAATTTCTTTACCAGACGAAAGAAAACCAATTCGGGAATTAGATGGTAATGAAAAAATAGAACAGCAATTAAAATTTTTACAGCAACAGCAACAAACATCAATGGAAGTTTTAAGTCAACTAATTCAAGCGATACAATCACCTAATGCTGTTGATTTAAGCAACTTACAGAATAAATTAGCAACTTATTTATCTGGTGAAACTACAATTCCCGTAAATCCTCTAATTGAATATCTGAATGAACATAGAATTGAGTTAGAACAAAAATATCATAATCCATCTATTATTAGTGATGGTGATGATGTTGGTAAATTGAAAAATATTGCTGAAGCTTTAACTCATATCCAGTCATTTAAATTAAGCCAATATCGTTTAGGTAAGAAGGTATTACCAGAACATATTGTTATTGAAAAGGGAAATCAGTATCATGTAATTGCTTTTTTAGAAATTAGTGGTACTCCCTTTACGAGTCGGATTAGTAATTTCAATGAATTAGTTATTAATAATTCCCAAAGCCAATTTTATTTAATCAGAGATGAACGTCAACCAGGTATTACTGCTAAAGTTGGTAAGGAACGAATTAAACAACTAGAAAATAGTGCTAATGGGAATTTTATGTTGTTTAATAAAGAAGATAGGATTCTCTTTGATTTGATTTATGATCTGATTATTAGTATTCATAACAAAGATTTAGATATAGATTTGGAATCAGCTTTAACTTTCGTTACCACTCATCAAGAATGGTATCACTGGATTTTTACAAAGTTTGGTTTTACGCTACCCAAACAATAAAATCACTGTAGTAAATTGTTACAGTGCGTAAATTTTAATTTATGAAAATACTCATCCTCAATGCCGGTTCTAGCAGCCAAAAGAGTTGTCTGTACGACATGACCTCCCCGATTCCTAATTTAGCCCCCCAACCTCTTTGGGAAGGAAAAATAAATTGGACTGAAAACCAAAATCAGGCAGAAATTACAGTTAAAACCGCTACAGGTGCAAAACTGCAAGCAACTCTGGCTGATGATTCCCGACAGGTGCAATTTACTCATTTGTTATCTACGCTTACAAATGGCGAAACCAAGGTAATTGATGATTTAGCAGCCATAGATGTGGTAGGACATCGAGTAGTACATGGTGGTCAAGATTACCAAGAGGCTGTAATAATTACGGAAAAAATTAAACAGGCGATCGCTCACTTATGTAATCTAGCCCCAGCCCATAATCCAGCCGCTTTAGCTGGTATTGAAACCATTGAAAATAGTCTAGGGAATATCCCCCAAGTAGCAGTTTTTGATACTGGATTTCACCGCACTTTACCCGATGCCGCAGCTATCTATCCCATCCCCTATCATTTAGTTGAACAGGGTATCCGTCGTTATGGCTTTCATGGCATCAGTCACCAGTATTGTGCCAATCGAGCAGCGGAAATTCTTGGTCAAGATTTACAATCTCTGCGAATAATTACCTGTCATTTAGGTAATGGTTGTTCTTTAGCCGCCATCAAAAATGGTTGCAGTATTGACACAACAATGGGATTTACTCCTCTAGATGGTTTAATGATGGGTAGCCGCAGTGGTTCAATAGATCCAGGGATTTTGATTTACTTATTGCAACAGTATAATTACTCTAGTCACGAACTAGATAATGTGTTAAATAAAGCTTCAGGATTAAAAGGTATTTCTGGAATATCTAGTGATTTAAGGGAAGTGATAGCTGCAAAAGACCAAGGTAATCAACGCGCTCAACTAGCTTGGGATATATACGTACATAGCCTCCGGGCTGGTATCGGGGCAATGCTGGCTAGTTTAGCAGGTTTAGATGTTTTAGTCTTTACCGCTGGAGTCGGCGAAAACTCCCCAGCAATCCGTCAAGCTGCTTGTGAAGCTTGGGGATTTTTAGGACTGAAAATTGACTTGGCGAAAAATCAGCAACAACCTATTGATATTGATATTGCCACATCTGATTCCACAGTACGAATCTTAGTCATAGAAACTCAAGAAGATTGGTCAATAGCTCAACAATGTTGGAAATTGCTGCAACAATAATACAGGAGTTCAGGAGGTAGGGGCGCAGGGCCTGCGCCCGCCTGCGCCCATTCAGGAGTATGGCTAACGCCACGCTATGCCTTCGGCACACCACGTGAACGCTATCAGGAGTTCAGAAGAAAGAAATTTCTCCCCCACTCCCCCCACTCCCCCCACTCCCCCACTCCCCCCACTCCCCCACTATGTTTTTATCTCGTGAAGCTATTACCACGCCATTAGTTGCTTGCTTTTGTATTGTCAGTATTAGCTTAATGCAAATACCAAAACTGCAAAAACTATTAATTAATAAACAAGCTATTTCCGTAGAAGCTCTCCAAAAAGACCTCAAGAAAGAAAGTTTTCGCTTAAACTTACTTGAGGCTATCCCCAGTTTTAGTTATAAAAATTTCATTGCCGATTGGGTATATATTGATTTTTTGCAATTCTTCGGTGATAATGAAGCCAGAGATAAAACCGGATACAGTATCAGCCCAGAGTATTTTGAAGTTATTTTAGACCGTGATCCACGTTTTTTAGAAGCTTATTTAGGACTTTCTATAAGTAGTTCTTTATACGGTGGTATGCCAGATAGAACTATAGCTTTAATGGAAAAAGGATTAAAATCTTTATCACCACAAATTCCCCCCAGGTCATACTATATCTGGCGCTATAAAGGCACAGATGAGTTACTATTTTTAGGTAATGCTCAGGCATCAAAAAAATCTTTTCTCAAAGCCGCAGAGTGGGCAAGCACTTATACTGATGAAGAAGGTACGCAGGTAGCGTTTATTTCTCAAAAAACTGCCAAGTTTCTGAGTAAAAATCCTGATAGTAAAGCAGCACGAGTGGCTACATGGGCAATGGTTTTAAACAATAATGTAGATGAAAAAACTCGCAACCGAGCAATTCAGGAAATTGAAGCCCTGGGAGGAAAGGTCGTTACAAATGCCGACGGCACAGTTAGTATTAGACCACCAGAAAAAGATTGACAACGGACAACTGCGAAGAATCGTTACAATAGAATTTCTACTATCCTCATCTTTTAGACCTGTAGGGTAGAACAGATTATTTTTATTATGACAGGAGGATTATTTTAAGATATATTAAGATAAGTTAACATAATTATCATAATGTCCTCTTCCTTAGAGAAGCTAGGTATAAGCAGCAAACAAGTACAGGAGAATCAACATCGGTGAATAATAAAAAATGGCGAAATACGGGGCTGTACGCGCTCCTTTTTATAGTCGTTATTGCACTAGGAACGGCATTGTTTGACAAACAACCTCAAAGCCGAGAAACATGGCGCTACAGCCAATTTATCCAAGAAGTCGAAAAAGGCAGAGTTGAGAGAGTCAGTTTAAGTTCCGACCGGTCTACAGCCTTGGTGACACCTAAATATGACCCTAACAAAAAGATTGTTACCTTAGTTAATGACCCAGATTTAATCAATACTCTGACAAATAAAGGTGTTGATATTGCCGTATTACCTCAAGCAGACGAAGGATTCTGGTTTAAGGCTCTTAGCAGCTTATTCTTCCCTGTATTGCTGTTAGTTGGTTTATTTTTCCTCCTCCGTCGCGCACAAGGTGGACCAGGTAGCCAAGCTATGAACTTTGGTAAATCTAAAGCCAGAGTGCAAATGGAACCCCAAACTCAAGTTACCTTTGGTGACGTTGCGGGTATTGACCAAGCCAAATTAGAATTAAATGAAGTTGTAGACTTTTTAAAGAATGCCGATCGCTTTACCGCTATTGGTGCAAAAATTCCTAAAGGTGTACTTTTAGTCGGTCCTCCTGGTACTGGTAAAACCCTCCTCGCGCGGGCTGTAGCGGGCGAAGCAGGTGTTCCTTTCTTCTCAATTTCTGGTTCTGAATTTGTGGAAATGTTCGTTGGTGTGGGTGCTTCCCGTGTCCGCGATTTATTTGAACAAGCGAAAACCAATGCTCCTTGTATCGTCTTTATTGATGAAATTGACGCAGTAGGTCGTCAACGGGGCGCTGGTTTAGGTGGTGGTAACGACGAACGGGAACAAACCCTCAACCAGTTACTAACGGAAATGGATGGTTTTGAAGGTAACACTGGTATTATTATTATTGCTGCTACCAACCGTCCTGATGTATTAGACGCTGCTTTATTACGTCCAGGTCGTTTTGACCGTCAAGTTGTGGTTGACCGTCCCGACTACGCTGGTAGAAGTGAAATTCTCAGAGTTCATGCCCGTGGTAAAACTTTATCTAAAGATGTAGACTTGGATAAAATTGCCCGCCGGACTCCTGGTTTTACCGGTGCAGATTTATCTAACCTGTTGAATGAAGCCGCAATTTTAGCCGCCCGTCGCAATTTAACTGAAATTTCGATGGATGAAATTAATGATGCAATTGACCGTGTATTAGCTGGACCCGAAAAGAAAGACCGGGTAATGAGCGAAAAGCGCAAAACTTTGGTTGCATACCATGAAGCAGGCCACGCTTTAGTTGGGGCTTTAATGCCTGACTATGACCCTGTGCAAAAGATTAGCATTATTCCTCGTGGTCAAGCCGGTGGTTTAACTTGGTTTACTCCTAGTGAAGACCGCATGGACACTGGCTTATATAGCCGTGCTTATTTGGAAAATCAAATGGCTGTGGCTTTAGGTGGTCGTCTGGCTGAAGAAATCATTTTTGGTGAAGAGGAAGTGACTACTGGTGCTTCTAATGATTTACAGCAAGTGGCTAGAGTAGCTAAACAAATGATAACTCGGTTTGGGATGAGCGATCGCTTGGGTCCAGTAGCCCTTGGTCGTCAACAAGGAAATATGTTCCTGGGTCGAGATATTATGTCTGAGCGCGATTTCTCGGAAGAAACTGCTGCTGCTATTGACGAAGAAGTTCGGAAATTAGTTGATACTGCTTATATTCGAGCTAAAGAAGTATTAGTCAGTAACCGCAAGGTTTTAGATGAAATTGCTCAAATGCTGATAGATAAAGAAACCGTTGACGCTGAGGAATTACAACAAATCCTTGGTAATAACGATGTGAAAATGGCAGCTTTTGCGTAGTTTTTTCTTAAATATCTAAAAAGGGTAATTCTGGTTTTTCTGGAATTACTCTTTTTAGTTTCTTGTGAACGTTAAAGATGCTAAAATCCCATACGGTTTAGTTAAGCCTAATACTCTTTTTTTAAAACGAACCACAGAGGCACAGAGGACACAGAGAGAGAAAAAATAGAGAGGTTTTTTGCGTCAGTTTTGGGACATTTTTTTATGGTATATTACATTTTCCTGGTTTTGTAAGACAACATTAATCTAGAATAGATTATGACTACACTTAAATTGAAAAATCACCAAATCTGGCAAGATTTAACTGAGATATTAGAAAATTTAGATACTAATTCTCTTGTTCAAAAACATCTTGAACAATGCTGTTATACAATAAATGGTTATTGGGATGAACAGGATAAATATTATGAATCAATTACTTTACCTCACCCCATAGAAGCAAAATTAGTCAGCAGTTTTGTGGGTATTACCCAAGATAACCGTTTTCTAAAACTCAAATTTTCTCTTATGAATTTTCTGGAAAATATAGGTGAGTTAGTTCTTATCTATAATGAAAATCTAGAATTGATTGATGAAAATTGGCTTTTAGATATAGATTCTCCTATGCTTCCGCTTAATCAAAACAATTTAATAATCAGGTTTATTTCATTCTAGAAAATTGTAGGTTGGGTAGAACGAAGTGAAACCCAACAAAATATAGCTAGACTTATGAAAGTAATCTATTTTTGCACGCAGAGGCGCAGAGTCGCAGAGAGTTCATTTTATTTTATCCTATTCGCAAAACTAAGGTTTCTTCTCCTGGTGAAATTAGGGTTTTTCCGACTGGTAAAATGGCTAAAGCATTAGTTTGGGATAAGTTAATTAAGTTCCCTGAATTTAAGTTACCACTTGTTTGCTTAAATTCGTAAATACCATCATTTAATTTTAAATTACCCCAAATATAAGTTTCCATTTTTCCGTTAGATTTTAATTCGCAATGGGATTTTACTTTGATAAATTTACTTTCCCAACCTCGATTAATTCCTGAAAGTTTTTTAATTGTCGGTTTTACAAATCGCCAAAATGTCACTAAAGCCGAAACGGGATTTCCTGGTAAACCAAAATAAAGGGAGTTGGGAAATGTGGCAAATGTCAGAGGTTTTCCTGGACGCATTTGCACGGCGCGAAAATGAATTTCTGCCCCCAAAGATGCTAATATATTATCAATATAATCATAATCACCTACGGAAACTCCACCAGAAGAAAGAACTATATCCGCATGATTAATGGCGTAATTTATAGTTTCTGTTAAAGCAGTTTGATTATCTTTAACAATTCCTAACATTAACACTTCTGCACCCAATTCTCTCACCAAAGCAACTAAAGCATATTGGTTAGAATCTACTATCTGTCCAGGTTTTAGGGTTTGTTCTGGTGTTACTAATTCGTCACCACTTGAAAAAATTGCCACTCGCAGACGACGGAAAACACTGATTTCTGCCAATTGTGCAGCCGCTAAAATCGCAATTTCCGCTGCATTGAGGGGAATTCCTGCTGGTAAAAGTTCTTTTCCTGCTTGGTAAAAGTCTCCTTGGTGTCTAACAAATTCCTGCGGTTGCGGTGCAGAAAAAATAGAAACCCAGTTTTTCTCTAAATTAGTTTTTTCCTGCATAACTACAGTATCCGCACCTTTTGGGATTATTGCACCAGTGAAAATCCTTGCTGCTTGTCCTGGTTGAATAGTATTTTGAGGTTGATATCCTGCGGGAATCTCTTCGACAACTTCTAAAATTGTCGGATTTTCAGAAGTGGAATTTTGCACATCTTCATAACGCACTGCAAAACCATCCATTGCGGAATTATCCCAATGGGGAAAATCTAAAGAACTAATTACAGGAGTTGCTAAAATTCGGTGAAATGCTGTCAATAAATCAACAACTTCAAGATCATGTTCTTGATTTAAAGGTTGAACATGATTGAAAATAATCGTTTCTGCATCTTTAACGGATAACATAGTGGATGATTTAGTTAGTTACTGTTAGAAATTAAGATTAATTAACTTTTATTATTGAGGGATTTTAGGTTGGGAGGTTGGCGAATTATTATCAGGAAGCTTAGAGGTATTGGTATCTATTATCTATTATTCCAATGATTTTCTTTAGATAAAAATTGAGCCATTTATTAACTTTTGCTTGATGTTCCAGATTAAGCTCAATTTCTTCTAGCTTTTTCAAAATTTCTGTTGCGTTTTTAGGTCTATCTAGGAGGACTATAGCAAATAAACATTGGATTTGAGAACTTTGATCAGTTTATTGCCCATGATAAGAAAAAAGACAGGCAAAAAGCCTGTCAAATAACCGATGATCTAGCAAAGAATTTGTAATCATTCTCAACAGTGATTTTTCCGATTTATGAAGTATCTAAATCAAATAAATCACACCAATCATAGTTATGATTTAGAAATTCATTTCCGCAGCTTGGACTTTTTCTACTTGTTTCTTCTTGAGAACTAGCATGATTTGTGCCATCATCACTAAACAGATAAAGGCAACTAACCATGTAACTCTAGAAGAGTCTTGCAAAACAATTTCTGCATCTCTTTGACCAAAACCACCAACATTGGGGTTGTTGGTTAAAGCATCACCAATGGCAACGGCTTGTCCTTGAGTCACAATTAATTCAGGTCCAACGGGAACTGTATCGGTAACAACATCACCAGTTGCGGTTGTGATGCTAATTAGATTCTTAACGTTACCGTCTTCATCTTCTGTTTGAGCAATTTTGCTAATTGTACCGGCAGCAGAAGCGTTGAATAAGTTATTATTGCTCTTCTCACCTGTGGGGTAAACTTGTCCACGTCCGCGATTACCGCCTACATGAACAGAGTATTTGCCAAAGTGGATATTTTTGTCTGTGGCGGGGTTAGGAGAAAGAATCGGGAAGACGATTTCTTGATATTCTTCACCGGGTAATGGACCAACAATGACAACATTATCTGTGGTGTCGTTGTAAGGGGTGAATGTCATATCACCCACTTCTGCTTTCATTTCTTCAGGAATGCGATCTTCTGGGGCAATCTTGAAGCCTTCGGGCAACATTAATACAGCACCAACATTTAAACCAACCTTAGAACCATCAGCACCAACTTGTTGCACGGTGGTATCGTAAGGGATTTTGACAACGGCTTTAAATACAGTGTCAGGAAGTACAGATTGAGGAATTTCTACTTCTGTGGGTTTAGCAGCTAGGTGACAGTTAGCGCAAACAATTCGCCCTGTGGCTTCGCGGGGGGTGGCAGGAGCGGTTTGTTGCGCCCAAAAGGGATAGGCAGCGGCAGTTTGTGGGACGGCTATATCGCTAGTGAATAAAAAGGTAACAGTAGCGATCGCTATAAGCAATGTATTAACCATTGCTTTAGCAGTGCGAGTTAACCTCGCAGGTGTAAGGGCATTTCTCATCTCTATAAAGTCATTTGTCAGTGGTTATTGGTCATTTGTCATTGGTCAGTAGTCATTGGTCAAGAGTTGATAAAAAGCCCTAGATTGTTGACTGGAGACTAATGCATTAAGCCCACCAAGCGGCATCCCCGGTGCGGAAATCGGTTTCTGTCCAAGGTGTGAGTAGAATTTTGTCGTCTTCTACGTTGGCATGGGCTAGAGCTAAGGATTTTGGTGCAGGACCACGAATTACTTTACCAGTAGCGTCATATTGTGAACCATGACAAGGGCATTTAAACTTATTCTCAGCCACGTTCCAAGGGACAACACAACCTAAATGGGTACAAATAGCATTAATCCCGTAGTCAGCGATCGCTTCTTTACTTTCCACCACAATATAGGTAGGA
The DNA window shown above is from Anabaena sp. WA102 and carries:
- the petC gene encoding cytochrome b6-f complex iron-sulfur subunit — encoded protein: MAQFSEITDVPDMGRRQFMNLLTFGTVTGVALGALYPVINYFIPPASGGAGGGTVAKNELGNDVSVSKFLDSHNVGDRTLVQGLKGDPTYIVVESKEAIADYGINAICTHLGCVVPWNVAENKFKCPCHGSQYDATGKVIRGPAPKSLALAHANVEDDKILLTPWTETDFRTGDAAWWA